The segment CACTCATCCCCTCCACTGAGTAGTCCTGGGACACAGGACAACGGTGACAACATCAGCCGACACGAGAATATGAACAGAATACTCCATGATCTAATACTCCAAAGTGACTACGAGAATATAAACAGAATACTCCATGATCTAATACTCCAAAGTGACTACGAAATATTTGACATCACGGCATACTGTGTAGAAATCAATCAGTGGTTGAAGTTGAGTGTTCAGGTAAGTCGCCAGGCAGCTCAAATTTCAGTACTACGAGACTCACCCTGCCTAGAGTCGAGAAACTGAGCTGGAACAAGAAGGACAGAATCTCCACCAAGTCCATTCCACGAGTCTGAAAGATGAGAAGGACAAGAAAGAGCACATAATACTGGGAGAGAAGTCTGTCTGTGGGCCTCTGTGCGCCTCTGTGCGCCTCTGTGCGCCTGACGACCTACCTGTGCCGTGTTGAGGTACTGTAGGGTGAAGTACCAGAGCTGAGAGGCTGTGTCCAGGAGGAGGAACTGGAAACCAGCTGAGGTGATACAGGGAGCATCTCCAGCCTCACTGGACGAGGGGAAGAGGTGTAGGATACATGAGAAAGAGGATAgaaaagagaggaacagagggatttAGAGAGGAACCGAGGGATTTAGAGAGGAACCGAGGGATTTAGAGAGGAAGGATTTAGAGAGGAAGGATTTAGAGAGGAACCGAGGGATTTAGAGAGGAACCGAGGGATTTAGAGAGGAACCAAGGGATTTAGAGAGGAACCAAGGGATTTAGAGAGGAACCGAGGGATTTAGAGAGGAACCGAGGGAtttagagaggaacagagagatttAGAAATAATATTGTGGTggggtaaaaaaatatttatatatatacacatggaAAACAGAACAATTGAAAATCCCAAACACATTAACACAAAAATAATGTAGGTAAAATagtgataaaaaataaaaaatgacaagAAAtaaagtgtgtatgtgtttaacaTTGACTTCATAGCAGTCCCTCTGTGAGGTGGTACCTACGTTCTCATGAGGCCAGCCTGAATGAGGAGCTGGgacaggtcctggctgactgcaGCACTGGGACAGCCCACCATGAAGTGGAGAACCACCTCCCAGCGCTCCAAAGCATACTTATCCAGACTCTCCACGTCACGGGCATGTCTGTCAGGACCAAGACTGTCACCCTGGTCTGCCCACGACTTACccctgagaggaggaggagagagaggaggaagaggacgtgGTGGAAGATGAGGTGGTAGTGGAAGAgtaggtagtggaggaggaggaggaaaggaaggggagGAGCCTTATGAAAGACATGTTCACCAAGTTTTAGCTTTGGTAGTTCTACTGCTAGCATATTAAACCCCAATATGTATTGTAGATACTAAATACCTTACACATTAAAGAGTTGACTTACCCTCCTAATAATGCTATTCTCAGGTTGTCTTTGAATACGGGGTTCAGAATGTTTCCCTGCAGGCCTCCCTGCAGCTGCTGGCTGTGCCATAGTCTGAGACcagacagcacagagacacactgatcATGGTCCCTGAAGAAGAAAATCAGGCCATTTTAGAACACAAACTACAGAAACTGAAGGTTTACTGACAGTCATTTAACAACCTGGCAGTTGATTGAATTTACAATACAGCATTGGACAGGTACTATGTATGATTCAGATTCATAGACTtacttttcactgtcttttttcaCCCAAAGCGCCACCGCGGCCTGAGGAAGGGGTTGGTCTAGAAACAGCATTCGCATTACATAATTCTTGGCCAATGGGGGGAGCTCTCTGTCAAGCAAGGAAACAAGCAGATAACTGACTCCCTGATTTATCTTGCATATGAGTCCAGTAATACCCAAAATACCTATAGTCatgtatgtaaactcagcaaaaaaaagaaacaccctctcactgtcaactgtgtgtatTTACACcaaacttaacatgtgttttatatttgtatgaacataagattcaacaactgaaacaaactgaacaagttccacagacatgtgactaacagaaatggaataatgtgtccctgaacaaagtgggggtcaaaatcaaaagtaacagtcagtatctggtgtggccaccagctgcattaagtactgcagtgcatctcctcctcatggactgcaccagatttgccagttcttgctgtgagatgttaccccactcttccaccaaggcacctgcaagttcccagacattttttttggggggtggccATAGACCCCTCACCCTCCgagccaacaggtcccagacgtgctcaatgggattgagatcccgtctcttcgctggccatggcagaacaccgacattcctgtcttgcaggaaatcacatacAGAAttagcagtatggctggtggcattgtcatgctggagggtcatgtcaggatgagcctgtaggaagggtaccacatgagggaggaggatgtcttccctgtaacacacagcgttgagattgcctgaaatgacaacaagctcagtccgatgatgctgtgacacaccgccccagaccatgacggaccctccacctcgatcccgctccagagtacaggcctcggtgtaacactcattccttccactataaaacacaaatctgaccatcacccctggtgagacaaaaccacgactcgtcagagaagagcactttttgccaatcctgtctggtccagcgacagtgggtttgtgcccataggtgacgttgttgccggtgatgtctggtgaggacctggcTTAAAACAGGcccacaagccctcagtccagcctctctcagcctattgcggaaagtctgagcactgatggatggagggattgtgcattcctggtgtaactcgggtagttgttgttgccatcctgtacctgtcccacaggtgtgatgttcggatgtaccgatccagtgcaggtgttgttacacgtggtctgccactgcgaggacgatcacctgtccgtcctgtctccctgcagAGCTACCTTGGGCATCTCACAGTAtgaacattgcaatttatttccctggccacatctgcagtcctcatgcctccttgcagcatgcctaaggcacgttcacacagatgagcagggaccctgggcatctttcttttggtgtttttcagagtcagtagaaaggcctctttagtgtcctacattttcataactgtgactttaattgcctaccgtctgtaagctgttagtgtcttaacaaccgttccacaggtgcatgttcattaatagtttatggttcattgaacaagcatgggaaacagtgtttaaaccctttacaatgaagatctgtgaagttatttggatttttaattATCCTTTAaatacagggtcctgaaaaagggacggtttttgttgttgctgagtttatgttACAAGGTGGAAAAAAAGTGTagacagcctgtgttctgttccatATATGGCATTAAATAATAGCACACGGTATTATGTACATTACAGATAAATTGTGTACTAAACCATAGCAAATAGCAGGACTTGTACATGTCATATTTTACAGTTACTTTAACAGTATTGTTTAAATGGGACTGATCCTGTACCTGTAGACAGCCAGACATGTGGCCGGATGATTGTACAAGCGGTCTAAGATCTCTGGGCTCAACTCTTTCAGATACTCATGGAGGTTCTTGCATTGTAACTGAACGCGCAGCTTCATCTTCTACAGAcgacaaaaacatgtttttatgcaAAATGACAACTATAGTAAGAATGAAATGTATTTCGTCTATGGCTAACATAATGACACAATCTGAAGACTACAaccttagctagcaagctaacgagGATGGAATGAAGCGTTATAACGTGAGACAGAAAGTGTAATCAACCATGTACATCGACATTGTATTGTTTACCTTATGTTTGGGTATCGGAAAGGTCCAAAATAATTCCTATAAACTAATCAATTCAGAAATGTTCAGCATCTTCATTTTCTCAGCAAGTGAATAGAAGCCATGTTGGATGGTCACGTGATTCAGACCTCCAGAAGGAGCGTTCTGATTGGCGCAGCTCCTTTTGCCGCGGTCAACGCCACAgtgaaatgtaaatgtagtattttATTTTCTATAAATTAAAGATTACAATAATTGCTCAtttatacatttgtaaacatgAAGTAGGTTGTTTAGATAAATTCACTGTCATTACCTGACAGCGTTGGCAAAATGTAGAAGGGAAAGGATAAAAGCAACACGAAACATGTTCTAAATGCAAAAATCACACTTGAAAAATCAGTATTCGAATCTCATTCAAAATCCTGCGGCTGCAATCCAACTGATGTGGCAAAGGCATTAAAATGCTTAGCACCGCGGAGCGATTAGCCTAAGCCTCATTACAAGTAATGAAGGGCAATGAATAGCATAACAATTGTGTTTTCGCCAATACGATCTCTAGTTTGCATTACATTGATCAAACACATTCTTGTTTACAGACAAAAGAAAGGAGAAGAATATTGAAGGAGGTCCAGGAGAATGGGGAAGCATCTCAATCTCTTCTCAGGGGTCCCTTTTCTCTTTATCTGTACAAATCAAATCAGAAAAAGTAGCATATCCACTCGCTCACGAGTAAACGTT is part of the Oncorhynchus gorbuscha isolate QuinsamMale2020 ecotype Even-year linkage group LG09, OgorEven_v1.0, whole genome shotgun sequence genome and harbors:
- the gtf2h4 gene encoding general transcription factor IIH subunit 4; amino-acid sequence: MKLRVQLQCKNLHEYLKELSPEILDRLYNHPATCLAVYRELPPLAKNYVMRMLFLDQPLPQAAVALWVKKDSEKDHDQCVSVLSGLRLWHSQQLQGGLQGNILNPVFKDNLRIALLGGGKSWADQGDSLGPDRHARDVESLDKYALERWEVVLHFMVGCPSAAVSQDLSQLLIQAGLMRTEAGDAPCITSAGFQFLLLDTASQLWYFTLQYLNTAQTRGMDLVEILSFLFQLSFSTLGRDYSVEGMSESLLTFLQHLREFGLVFQRKRKSRRYYPTRLAITLSAGVSANSSSTAMGATPGTGDSGFIVVETNYRLYAYTNSELQIALVALFSECLYRFPNVVVAQVTRESVQQAIANGITAQQILHFLRTRAHPVMLKQNPVLPPTITDQIRLWELERDRLQFSEGVLYNQFLSQADFEVLRDRAQGLGCLVWQNVAHRVIVVSPQGHGEVKRFWKRQKSHT